A stretch of Anas acuta chromosome 3, bAnaAcu1.1, whole genome shotgun sequence DNA encodes these proteins:
- the C3H6orf120 gene encoding UPF0669 protein C6orf120 homolog → MAARWRRVLVIFVAAQVLFVAKTFEEEDVPEEWLLLHVVQGQIGAGNYSYLRLNHEGKIVLQMQSLKGDADLYVSDITLHPSFDEYELQSVTCGQDVVHVPAHFRRPVGIGIYGHPSHLESEFEMKVYYDRTVVQYPFGEASYNPEEMEANQKYSHTTEDESQDEESVFWTILIGILKLILEILF, encoded by the coding sequence ATGGCAGCACGCTGGAGGAGAGTCCTGGTAATATTTGTGGCAGCTCAAGTACTATTTGTGGCAAAGACCTTTGAGGAAGAAGATGTACCTGAAGAATGGCTGCTTCTTCACGTTGTTCAAGGTCAGATTGGAGCGGGAAACTACAGCTACTTGAGACTAAATCACGAGGGAAAGATAGTACTTCAGATGCAGAGTTTAAAAGGTGATGCGGATTTGTACGTATCTGATATAACTCTTCACCCCAGCTTTGACGAGTACGAATTACAGTCCGTAACTTGTGGCCAAGATGTTGTCCACGTACCAGCACACTTCCGCCGCCCGGTGGGAATAGGGATTTATGGTCACCCCTCTCACCTGGAGAGTGAGTTTGAAATGAAGGTCTACTACGATCGAACAGTTGTACAGTATCCTTTTGGCGAGGCTTCTTACAACCCAGAGGAGATGGAGGCAAACCAGAAATACTCACACACCACAGAAGATGAATCTCAGGATGAAGAGTCTGTTTTCTGGACTATACTTATTGGAATCTTGAAATTAAtacttgaaattcttttttaa